From the Saccharomyces paradoxus chromosome XIV, complete sequence genome, one window contains:
- the RPL42A gene encoding 60S ribosomal protein eL42 (Ribosomal 60S subunit protein L42A~similar to YNL162W), whose protein sequence is MVNVPKTRKTYCKGKTCRKHTQHKVTQYKAGKASLFAQGKRRYDRKQSGFGGQTKPVFHKKAKTTKKVVLRLECVKCKTRAQLTLKRCKHFELGGEKKQKGQALQF, encoded by the exons ATGG TTAACGTTCCAAAGACCAGAAAGACCTACTGTAAGGGTAAGACCTGTCGTAAGCACACTCAACACAAGGTTACTCAATACAAAGCTGGTAAGGCTTCCTTGTTTGCTCAAGGTAAGAGACGTTATGACCGTAAACAATCCGGTTTCGGTGGTCAAACTAAGCCTGTTTTCCACAAGAAAGCCAAGACTACCAAGAAGGTTGTTTTGAGATTGGAATGTGTCAAATGTAAGACCAGAGCCCAATTGACCTTGAAGAGATGTAAGCACTTCGAATTGGGtggtgaaaagaagcaaaagGGTCAAGCTCTGCAATTCTGA
- the RIA1 gene encoding GTPase RIA1 (Cytoplasmic GTPase/eEF2-like factor involved in ribosomal biogenesis~similar to YNL163C), producing MPRVESETYKRLQNDPSCIRNICIVAHVDHGKTSLSDSLLASNGIISQRLAGKIRFLDARPDEQLRGITMESSAISLYFRVLHKQEGSDEPLVSEHLVNLIDSPGHIDFSSEVSAASRLCDGAVVLVDVVEGVCSQTITVLRQCWTEKLKPILVLNKIDRLVTELQLTPQEAYIHLSKVIEQVNSVIGSFFANERQLDDLFWREQLEKNENAEYIEKDDSGIYFNPTDNNVIFASAIDGWGFNIGQLAKFYEQKLGAKRENLQKVLWGDFYMDPKTKKIINNKGLKGRSLKPLFTSLILENIWKIYQNIIMSRDSEMVERIAKTLNIKLLPRDLRSKDDKQLLRTIMGQWLPVSTAVLLTVIEKLPSPLESQTDRLDTILVSEADMVAMDPKLLKAMKTCDREGPVSAYISKMLSIPREELPVESKRLASSDELMERSRRAREEALNAAKHAGIVENMAMMDLNDNSKNTSDLYKRAKDTVMTPEVGEQAKPKPSTNNDVFCVVSEPSPALDLGFEYEEDDDADTQDSFGLDFAPTDIDPNDPLSSMFEYEEEDPFLNNIQQTSEDMNDEADDIFDEKEECLVAFARIYSGTLRVGQEISVLGPKYDPKHPEEHIETALITHLYLFMGKELVPLDVCPSGNIVGIRGLAGKVLKSGTLIEKGVQGVNLAGVNFNFTPIVRVAVEPANPVEMNKLVRGLKLLDQADPCVHTYVENTGEHILCTAGELHLERCLKDLTERFAGIEITHSEPAIPYRETFLSVSDMNPAQNSQLGRGVHELLLSQYKIIFRAVPLNGKVTGFLSQHQNSIKNILRTSTSNMDPIIETTGNSLLDKKSFLVAFEEAINQDEKSKELLSGFELKLAGFGPSRVGCNILLSENNLLGSLFEGTPAAFEYSDSVKNGFQLAVSEGPLANEPVQGMCVIVESVHKMSQNEIESIEDPHYQQHIVDLSGRLITSTRDAIHEAFLDWSPRIMWAIYSCDIQTSVDVLGKVYAVILQRHGKIISEEMKEGTPFFQIEAHVPVVEAFGLSEDIRKRTSGAAQPQLVFSGFECIDLDPFWVPTTEEELEELGDTADRENIARKHMNAIRRRKGLFIEEKVVENAEKQRTLKKN from the coding sequence ATGCCTAGAGTGGAATCAGAGACTTACAAACGTCTACAAAATGATCCTTCCTGTATAAGAAATATCTGCATTGTTGCCCATGTTGATCACGGTAAAACTTCTCTTTCAGATTCTCTTTTGGCTTCGAATGGTATTATATCACAGAGACTGGCTGGTAAGATTCGATTTTTAGATGCCAGGCCTGACGAACAACTACGTGGTATCACAATGGAATCATCGGctatttctttatattttagGGTATTGCACAAACAGGAAGGTTCTGATGAGCCTCTTGTAAGCGAGCATCTGGTAAACTTAATTGATTCCCCAGGTCACATTGACTTTTCAAGTGAAGTTAGTGCGGCTTCAAGATTATGTGATGGGGCTGTTGTACTGGTTGATGTCGTAGAAGGGGTATGCTCGCAAACAATCACCGTATTGAGACAATGTTGGACCGAGAAGCTGAAACCCATCCTAGTATTGAATAAGATTGATAGATTAGTAACAGAGCTACAACTTACTCCTCAAGAAGCTTATATTCATTTGTCGAAAGTCATTGAACAAGTCAACTCAGTTATCGGGTCCTTTTTCGCAAATGAGAGACAATTGGATGATTTATTCTGGAGGGAGCAATTAGAAAAGAACGAAAACGCAGAATACATTGAAAAGGATGATTCAGGTATATACTTTAATCCTACTGATAACAATGTTATTTTTGCCTCCGCTATTGATGGTTGGGGTTTCAACATCGGTCAATTGGCGAAGTTTTACGAACAGAAATTAGGTGCTAAAAGGGAAAACCTACAGAAAGTTTTGTGGGGTGATTTCTATATGGAtccaaaaacaaagaaaatcattaaCAATAAAGGCCTTAAGGGAAGGTCCCTGAAGCCTCTTTTTACGTCACTAATTCTCGAGAATATATggaaaatttatcaaaacaTAATTATGTCAAGAGATTCTGAAATGGTCGAAAGAATAGCAAAAACATTGAATATCAAGCTTCTTCCACGTGACCTAAGGTCGAAGGACGATAAGCAATTGCTGAGAACTATCATGGGTCAATGGCTACCCGTCAGCACAGCAGTCTTGCTAACGGTTATCGAAAAATTACCTTCACCTTTGGAATCACAAACTGATCGTTTGGATACCATTTTAGTCTCTGAAGCGGACATGGTAGCCATGGATCCGAAACTTTTGAAGGCAATGAAGACATGTGATAGAGAAGGACCAGTCAGTGCATACATATCTAAGATGCTTTCAATTCCTAGGGAAGAATTACCTGTTGAATCTAAGAGGTTAGCATCTTCGGATGAGCTGATGGAAAGAAGTAGAAGGGCACGTGAGGAGGCACTTAATGCTGCAAAACATGCTGGTATCGTAGAAAATATGGCAATGATGGATTTGAATGataattccaaaaataCATCTGACTTGTACAAAAGGGCAAAGGATACTGTTATGACCCCAGAAGTTGGAGAGCAGGCAAAGCCAAAACCCTCAACAAATAATGATGTTTTCTGTGTTGTTTCGGAGCCTTCTCCAGCCTTGGATTTAGGATTTGAGTAtgaggaagatgatgatgcaGATACTCAAGATAGCTTCGGCTTAGATTTTGCACCAACCGACATAGATCCAAATGACCCCCTAAGTTCCATGTTTGAATACGAGGAAGAAGATCCTTTTTTGAACAACATTCAGCAAACGTCAGAGGATATGAACGACGAAGCagatgatatttttgacgaaaaggaagaatgCTTGGTAGCGTTCGCAAGAATATACAGTGGAACATTAAGAGTTGGTCAGGAAATTTCGGTATTGGGTCCAAAGTACGATCCAAAACATCCGGAGGAACATATCGAAACCGCACTTATTACACATTTATATTTGTTTATGGGTAAGGAGCTGGTTCCTTTAGACGTTTGTCCATCAGGAAATATTGTCGGTATTCGTGGTTTAGCAGGTAAAGTCTTAAAGAGTGGTACTTTGATAGAAAAGGGCGTTCAAGGTGTCAACCTAGCCGGCGTTAACTTCAACTTCACTCCAATCGTCCGTGTTGCTGTAGAACCAGCCAATCCTGTGGAAATGAACAAGTTGGTACGAGGATTAAAGTTGTTGGATCAAGCAGATCCTTGCGTGCACACTTACGTCGAAAATACTGGTGAACACATTTTGTGTACGGCAGGTGAATTACATTTAGAAAGGTGTCTGAAAGATTTAACAGAGAGATTTGCGGGAATTGAAATTACGCATTCTGAACCAGCTATTCCATATAGAGAAACGTTTTTATCAGTCTCAGATATGAACCCAGCACAAAATTCACAGCTAGGAAGGGGTGTTCATGAACTACTATTGAGTCAGTATAAGATTATATTTAGAGCAGTACCATTAAATGGTAAGGTTACGGGCTTTTTATCCCAACATCAAAATAGCATTAAAAACATTTTGAGGACGTCCACTTCAAATATGGACCCCATTATAGAAACAACTGGAAATTCTCTTTTGGACAAAAAATCATTCCTGGTTGCTTTTGAAGAGGCCATAAATCAGGACGAAAAGAGTAAAGAGCTATTAAGCGGGTTTGAATTAAAGTTAGCAGGTTTTGGGCCAAGTAGAGTTGGGTGTAACATTCTGCTGTCGGAAAATAATCTTCTTGGAAGCTTGTTTGAAGGTACTCCAGCAGCCTTCGAATATTCAGATTCCGTTAAAAACGGCTTCCAACTGGCTGTCAGCGAAGGACCTCTAGCAAATGAGCCTGTTCAGGGAATGTGTGTTATTGTTGAGAGCGTGCATAAAATGTCACAGAATGAAATTGAATCTATTGAGGATCCGCATTATCAACAACATATTGTGGACTTATCAGGTAGGTTGATAACTTCTACAAGGGATGCCATACATGAAGCCTTCCTAGACTGGTCTCCAAGAATTATGTGGGCTATCTACTCATGTGATATTCAGACCTCTGTCGATGTGCTGGGAAAAGTGTATGCCGTCATTCTTCAGAGACATGGTAAAATCATATCcgaagaaatgaaagaaggTACAccattctttcaaattgaGGCACACGTGCCTGTCGTGGAAGCATTTGGTTTAAGTGAGGATATTCGTAAAAGAACATCTGGTGCAGCACAACCTCAATTGGTGTTTTCTGGATTCGAATGCATCGATTTAGATCCATTTTGGGTCCCAACCACTGAAGAGGAATTGGAGGAACTAGGTGATACGGCAGATAGAGAGAACATTGCTCGTAAGCATATGAATGccatcagaagaagaaaaggtctattcattgaagaaaaagttgttgaaaatgCTGAAAAACAACGTaccttgaaaaagaattaa
- a CDS encoding uncharacterized protein (Ribosomal 60S subunit protein L42A~similar to YNL162W), whose amino-acid sequence MSEKPDSQGFCPDCNEKLQKCLIQQNYAIIICPSLTCGYPFNQREVLENLTYVDDNDVLKVAKKRLSTRSKP is encoded by the coding sequence ATGTCTGAAAAGCCTGACTCCCAAGGTTTTTGCCCAGATTGTAatgaaaaacttcaaaagtgTTTAATACAGCAAAATTATGCCATTATAATATGTCCCAGCTTAACCTGTGGCTACCCATTCAACCAAAGAGAAGTCCTCGAGAATCTAACCTACGTGGACGATAATGACGTCTTGAAAGTTGCGAAGAAAAGATTATCAACACGAAGCAAACCATAA
- the CBK1 gene encoding serine/threonine protein kinase CBK1 (Serine/threonine protein kinase of the the RAM signaling network~similar to YNL161W) — protein MYNNSSNHHEGAPTSGQGYYMSQQQDQQHQQQQYANEMNPYQQIPRPPAAGFSSNYMKEQGSHQSLQDHLQRETGNIGSGFTDIPALNYPATPPSHNNYTAPNQMINTPPPSMGGLYRHNNNSQSMVQNGNGSGNTQLPQLSPGQYSIESEYNQNLNGSSSSSPFHQPQTVRSNGSYSSGLRSVKSFQRLQQEQENVQFQQQFPQAQQQNSRQQQQQQQQLQFQQQQQQQQQQQHMQIQKQQQQQQQSQSPVQSGFNNGTISNYMYFERRPDLLTKGTQDKAAAVKLKIENFYQSSVKYAIERNERRVELETELTSHNWSEERKSRQLSSLGKKESQFLRLRRTRLSLEDFHTVKVIGKGAFGEVRLVQKKDTGKIYAMKTLLKSEMYKKDQLAHVKAERDVLAGSDSPWVVSLYYSFQDAQYLYLIMEFLPGGDLMTMLIRWQLFTEDVTRFYMAECILAIETIHKLGFIHRDIKPDNILIDIRGHIKLSDFGLSTGFHKTHDSNYYKKLLQQDEATNGIPKPGTYNANTTDTANKRQTMVVDSISLTMSNRQQIQTWRKSRRLMAYSTVGTPDYIAPEIFLYQGYGQECDWWSLGAIMYECLIGWPPFCSETPQETYRKIMNFEQTLQFPDDIHISYEAEDLIRRLLTHADQRLGRHGGADEIKNHPFFRGVDWNTIRQVEAPYIPKLSSITDTRFFPTDELENVPDSPAMAQAAKQREQMTKQGGSAPIKEDLPFIGYTYSRFDYLTRKNAL, from the coding sequence ATGTATAATAATAGCAGTAATCACCATGAAGGAGCACCTACTTCGGGGCAAGGCTATTATATGTCTCAACAGCAAGATCAACAGcaccaacaacaacaatacgCCAACGAAATGAATCCGTACCAGCAAATTCCTAGACCGCCTGCTGCAGGATTCAGTAGCAACTACATGAAAGAGCAAGGCTCTCATCAATCATTACAGGATCATTTACAACGTGAAACTGGTAATATTGGCAGCGGTTTTACAGACATTCCAGCCCTAAATTACCCTGCGACCCCACCGTCACATAATAACTACACAGCTCCAAATCAGATGATCAACACACCACCACCATCAATGGGCGGCCTTTATAGGCATAATAATAACTCCCAGAGCATGGTTCAAAATGGTAATGGGAGTGGAAATACTCAACTACCCCAATTATCACCGGGCCAATATTCTATAGAATCAGAGTACAATCAAAATCTAAATGGCAGTTCTTCCAGTAGTCCGTTCCACCAACCGCAGACCGTACGGAGCAATGGATCATATTCAAGCGGGTTAAGAAGCGTGAAAAGCTTCCAAAGGTTACAACAAGAACAGGAAAATGTTCAATTTCAGCAACAATTTCCTCAGGCACAACAGCAGAATTCCCggcaacaacagcaacaacagcaacaacttcaatttcagcagcagcagcagcagcagcagcaacaacaacacatgcaaatacaaaaacaacagcagcaacaacagcaatcGCAATCGCCAGTTCAAAGTGGCTTCAATAACGGTACCATATCGAATTATATGTACTTTGAAAGACGACCAGATCTGTTGACCAAAGGGACACAAGATAAAGCAGCAGCTGTAAAGttaaaaattgaaaacttttACCAATCGTCTGTTAAGTACGccattgaaagaaatgaaagaaggGTGGAGTTAGAAACAGAACTAACTTCTCATAATTGGtcagaagaaagaaaatctaGGCAATTGAGCTCTCTGGGTAAGAAAGAATCACAATTTTTGAGATTACGTAGAACAAGATTGTCGTTAGAGGATTTCCATACCGTGAAAGTTATCGGCAAAGGGGCATTTGGTGAAGTGAGACTagttcaaaagaaagacaCCGGGAAAATATATGCAATGAAAACTTTATTAAAATCCGAGATGTACAAAAAGGACCAATTGGCACACGTTAAGGCTGAAAGGGATGTTCTGGCTGGAAGTGATTCCCCATGGGTGGTTTCACTATATTACTCTTTCCAAGATGCTCAATATTTATATCTAATCATGGAATTTTTACCTGGTGGGGATTTAATGACTATGTTGATTAGATGGCAATTATTCACAGAGGATGTGACTAGATTTTACATGGCAGAGTGTATTTTAGCCATCGAGACTATTCATAAATTAGGATTCATTCACAGAGATATCAAACCGGATAACATTTTGATCGATATTAGAGGTCATATAAAATTATCTGACTTCGGGTTATCTACGGGGTTTCACAAGACTCACGACTCGAACTACTATAAAAAACTTTTACAACAGGATGAGGCTACCAATGGTATTCCCAAGCCAGGTACTTACAACGCAAACACAACCGATACTGCAAATAAAAGGCAAACGATGGTAGTGGATTCTATTAGTCTAACAATGTCAAACAGGCAACAAATACAGACATGGAGAAAATCACGTCGTTTAATGGCATATTCTACCGTGGGTACACCGGATTATATTGCTcctgaaatatttttatacCAAGGTTACGGCCAAGAATGTGATTGGTGGTCACTCGGTGCGATTATGTATGAATGTCTGATTGGTTGGCCTCCATTCTGTTCTGAAACTCCACAGGAAACGTACAGAAAAATCATGAATTTTGAACAAACTCTACAATTTCCTGACGATATCCATATTTCATACGAGGCTGAAGATCTAATCCGTCGATTACTAACACATGCAGATCAAAGACTCGGTAGACATGGTGGTGCAGATGAGATAAAAAATCATCCATTTTTTCGCGGTGTTGATTGGAACACAATCAGACAAGTAGAAGCGCCATATATACCAAAGCTGAGCTCCATCACCGATACTAGGTTCTTCCCAACCGACGAGTTAGAGAATGTACCGGATTCCCCAGCTATGGCGCAAGCTGCCAAACAAAGAGAACAAATGACAAAACAAGGTGGAAGTGCGCCAATCAAGGAAGATTTACCATTTATTGGCTACACTTACTCCAGGTTTGACTATTTGACAAGAAAGAATGCGTTGTAA